In Streptomyces chartreusis, the following proteins share a genomic window:
- a CDS encoding carboxylesterase/lipase family protein: MTAVQADPVVSTPYGSVRGRYENGVAVFRGIPYAAPPFGPLRFRPPVPPEPWDGVREAVAFGPTPPKPPYSEAFAQYLSDPVVPGDDCLNLNVWTPEPGPAARLPVMVWLHGGALTRGSSGVPVYDGRPFARDGVVLVSVNYRLGVEGYGYFPDAPANPGLRDQLAALNWVHASIAAFGGDPDRVTLFGQSAGAISIGALLAAPQAQGLVRRAILQSGPPEAAERDKVRRMVRRMATRLKIPATAAAFAEVDPELLLRTQAEVGRLSSPVVGGPAFGIVVDGDLVPRDPLVALTEGDVAAGVELMLGWTRDEYRLWLVPGGLLERVDRLGAVALAGAMARCRVGADVPRGYRALHPKAGTAEIVGQMVTDHLLRLPLHRLADARPGSSYVYEFAWPSSLPELGACHALELGFVFDTGEVPESRKLAGEGAPQELAHEMHRAWVRFAADGDPGWQAWDDTHPVRIFGDGDTHTAHGPRDPELALWAAAQPREPAVTTDLADGVPARGTEMRSVVRRLRLPGAVRRH, translated from the coding sequence ATGACGGCAGTCCAGGCAGACCCCGTGGTGAGCACGCCCTACGGTTCGGTGCGGGGCCGGTACGAGAACGGTGTCGCGGTGTTCCGGGGCATCCCCTACGCGGCGCCCCCCTTCGGCCCGCTCCGGTTCCGGCCGCCGGTGCCGCCCGAGCCCTGGGACGGTGTGCGCGAGGCCGTGGCCTTCGGGCCGACCCCGCCGAAGCCGCCGTACTCGGAGGCGTTCGCGCAGTACCTGTCCGACCCGGTCGTGCCCGGCGACGACTGTCTCAACCTGAACGTCTGGACGCCCGAGCCGGGCCCCGCCGCCCGCCTCCCGGTCATGGTGTGGCTGCACGGCGGCGCCCTGACCCGCGGCTCCTCCGGCGTGCCCGTGTACGACGGGCGCCCCTTCGCCCGGGACGGCGTCGTCCTCGTCTCGGTCAACTACCGGCTCGGCGTCGAGGGTTACGGCTACTTCCCGGACGCCCCCGCCAACCCGGGCCTGCGCGACCAGCTCGCCGCCCTGAACTGGGTCCATGCCTCCATAGCGGCCTTCGGCGGCGACCCGGACCGCGTCACCCTGTTCGGCCAGTCCGCCGGTGCCATCAGCATCGGCGCGCTGCTCGCCGCCCCGCAGGCCCAGGGCCTGGTCCGGCGGGCGATCCTCCAGAGCGGCCCGCCGGAGGCGGCCGAGCGGGACAAGGTGCGGCGCATGGTGCGCCGGATGGCGACCCGGCTGAAGATCCCCGCCACCGCCGCGGCCTTCGCCGAGGTCGACCCCGAGCTGCTGCTGCGCACCCAGGCCGAGGTGGGCCGGCTCAGCAGCCCCGTGGTGGGCGGGCCCGCCTTCGGCATCGTCGTCGACGGCGACCTCGTGCCCCGTGATCCGCTGGTGGCCCTCACCGAGGGCGATGTCGCGGCCGGCGTGGAGCTGATGCTGGGCTGGACCCGGGACGAGTACCGGCTGTGGCTGGTGCCCGGCGGGCTCCTGGAGCGCGTCGACCGGCTCGGCGCGGTCGCCCTGGCCGGCGCCATGGCCCGCTGCCGCGTCGGCGCCGATGTGCCCCGCGGCTACCGCGCCCTGCACCCGAAGGCCGGCACCGCCGAGATCGTCGGCCAGATGGTCACCGACCACCTGCTGCGCCTCCCCCTGCACCGCCTGGCCGACGCCCGCCCCGGATCGTCGTACGTGTACGAGTTCGCCTGGCCCTCCAGCCTCCCCGAACTCGGTGCCTGTCATGCGCTGGAGCTCGGCTTCGTCTTCGACACCGGGGAGGTCCCCGAGTCCCGCAAGCTGGCCGGCGAGGGGGCTCCGCAGGAGCTGGCCCACGAGATGCACCGGGCCTGGGTGCGGTTCGCGGCGGACGGCGACCCCGGGTGGCAGGCGTGGGACGACACGCATCCGGTACGGATCTTCGGCGACGGCGACACCCACACCGCCCACGGTCCGCGCGACCCCGAGCTCGCCCTGTGGGCCGCCGCCCAGCCCCGCGAGCCCGCCGTCACGACGGACCTGGCCGACGGCGTGCCCGCGCGCGGCACCGAGATGCGGTCGGTCGTACGACGACTGCGGTTGCCCGGCGCGGTACGCCGGCACTGA
- a CDS encoding LacI family DNA-binding transcriptional regulator, giving the protein MVRTGGASVAAGPTLAVVAREAGVSVPTASKVVNGREDVAPETRRRVTEALDRLGYVRRPRFDAAKTPGLVDLVVHSLDNSWSGAVLHGVEAAAHDAGLEVVVSAGLTRTRGARPERGWLDKLTARGSSGVLFNLAELTPSQYAWLEQHRIPFVMIDPVLEPPSGVVSVGAANWHGGVTAAEHLLALGHERIAVIAGHQRKMCSAARVAGYRSALASAGVRHRPEYVRHAGFDEGVAHLRTLELLDLPEPPTAVFVCSDRMALGVYEALAERRLSVPDDMSVVGFDDLPEARWISPALTTVRQPLSEMAATALRLLVRMMDGDRPESTRTELSTRLVRRSSTAAPRDATPR; this is encoded by the coding sequence ATGGTCCGTACGGGCGGTGCGAGCGTGGCTGCCGGGCCGACCCTCGCGGTGGTGGCCCGCGAGGCCGGGGTGTCCGTACCGACCGCCTCCAAGGTGGTCAACGGCCGTGAGGACGTGGCCCCGGAGACGCGCCGCCGGGTCACCGAGGCGCTGGACCGGCTCGGCTATGTCCGCAGACCGCGCTTCGACGCGGCGAAGACACCGGGCCTGGTCGACCTCGTCGTGCACTCGCTGGACAACTCGTGGTCGGGGGCGGTGCTGCACGGGGTGGAGGCGGCGGCCCACGACGCGGGTCTGGAGGTGGTGGTCTCGGCGGGGCTGACCCGGACGCGGGGCGCGCGGCCGGAGCGGGGCTGGCTGGACAAGCTCACCGCGCGGGGCTCCTCCGGGGTGCTGTTCAACCTGGCCGAGCTGACGCCGTCGCAGTACGCGTGGCTGGAGCAGCACCGCATCCCGTTCGTGATGATCGACCCGGTCCTTGAGCCGCCGTCCGGTGTGGTGTCGGTGGGCGCGGCGAACTGGCACGGCGGGGTGACGGCCGCCGAGCACCTCCTGGCGCTCGGCCACGAACGCATCGCCGTCATCGCCGGTCACCAGCGCAAGATGTGCAGCGCGGCCCGGGTGGCCGGCTACCGCTCGGCGCTCGCCTCGGCCGGGGTGCGGCACCGCCCCGAGTACGTCAGGCACGCCGGCTTCGACGAGGGCGTCGCGCACCTGCGGACGCTGGAGCTCCTCGACCTGCCCGAACCGCCGACGGCCGTCTTCGTCTGCTCGGACCGGATGGCCCTCGGAGTCTACGAGGCGCTGGCGGAACGGAGGTTGAGCGTGCCGGACGACATGAGCGTGGTCGGCTTCGACGATCTGCCGGAGGCGCGCTGGATCTCCCCCGCCCTGACCACCGTCCGCCAGCCGCTGTCGGAGATGGCGGCGACCGCGCTGCGGCTGCTGGTGCGGATGATGGACGGGGACCGGCCGGAGAGCACGCGGACGGAGTTGTCGACGCGACTGGTGCGGCGGTCGAGCACGGCCGCACCACGGGACGCGACGCCGCGCTGA
- a CDS encoding ferritin-like domain-containing protein — protein MGEEPDEPAVAPFKRRRFLASAAVAAGAPTAVAGPAQAAASQADVTAADVAATEAAAAQAPAQTAAGLGSVARLMAVPEDSRGVAWLRSALQVAVGLELATIPPYLCGWWSVKDQRSEVARMIRRIVGDEMYHLGIVCNLLVAVGGRPQIKAAAPVYPGPLPGGVRAGVTVYLSGLTRPFVRDVMMAIEAPEVSLARSVQSPTVGEFYEGMIGAFRAVRPDLATRGQVTQHIDTDELRPVRSLDDVEHAIEIIREQGEGTESSPTDSFSDDRPAHYYAFGEIYHGRELRETDDGWRYVGPPVPFPDVRPMAPVPVGGWRNTSAHVGGLLFRFDAMYSTVLDSLDAAWAGGGHRTLGAGIRTMRGLEKPAVELMETLVPGGRGTYGPQFRALRRPRR, from the coding sequence ATGGGCGAAGAGCCGGACGAGCCGGCGGTTGCTCCGTTCAAGCGCAGAAGGTTCCTGGCGTCGGCCGCGGTGGCGGCCGGGGCGCCGACAGCGGTCGCCGGGCCCGCACAGGCCGCCGCGTCACAGGCGGACGTGACGGCGGCCGACGTGGCGGCGACCGAGGCCGCGGCGGCGCAGGCGCCCGCGCAGACCGCGGCGGGCCTCGGGTCCGTGGCGCGTCTGATGGCCGTCCCCGAGGACAGCCGCGGGGTCGCCTGGCTCAGGTCCGCCCTTCAGGTCGCCGTGGGCCTCGAACTGGCCACCATCCCGCCTTACTTGTGCGGCTGGTGGTCGGTCAAGGACCAGCGCAGCGAGGTGGCGCGGATGATCCGCCGCATCGTCGGCGACGAGATGTACCACCTGGGCATCGTCTGCAACCTGCTCGTGGCCGTGGGCGGCAGGCCGCAGATCAAGGCCGCCGCGCCCGTCTACCCCGGTCCGCTGCCGGGCGGCGTGCGCGCCGGGGTGACCGTCTATCTGTCGGGCCTCACCAGGCCCTTCGTGCGTGACGTGATGATGGCGATCGAGGCCCCCGAGGTGTCGCTCGCCCGCAGCGTGCAGTCCCCCACCGTCGGCGAGTTCTACGAGGGCATGATCGGGGCGTTCCGGGCGGTACGGCCGGACCTGGCGACGCGGGGTCAGGTGACCCAGCACATCGACACCGACGAGCTGCGCCCGGTGCGCAGCCTCGACGACGTCGAGCACGCGATCGAGATCATCAGGGAGCAGGGCGAGGGCACCGAGAGCTCCCCGACCGACTCCTTCTCGGACGACCGCCCGGCGCACTACTACGCCTTCGGCGAGATCTATCACGGCAGGGAGCTGCGCGAGACCGACGACGGCTGGAGATACGTCGGCCCGCCCGTGCCCTTCCCCGACGTGCGCCCCATGGCCCCCGTCCCGGTCGGCGGCTGGCGCAACACGTCCGCCCATGTCGGGGGGCTGCTGTTCCGCTTCGACGCCATGTACAGCACGGTGCTGGACTCACTCGACGCGGCCTGGGCGGGCGGCGGCCACCGCACCCTCGGCGCGGGCATCCGCACGATGCGCGGACTGGAGAAGCCGGCCGTGGAACTGATGGAGACCCTCGTCCCCGGCGGCCGGGGCACGTACGGCCCCCAGTTCCGCGCGCTGCGCAGGCCCCGTCGTTGA
- a CDS encoding AfsR/SARP family transcriptional regulator — protein MAVEFRVLGEVEVRVDGRRLELGPARQRCVLAALACEAPHMVTVDQLLDRVWGERPPQRARETLYSYLSRLRRALQPAATATGTDGGAGITRRDGGYELTVDPAAVDLHRFRSLGAEARTAVRAGREDEAARLFEEALALWRGEMCPGMDSAWFTARRETAQLERIAAVLDRNDVQLRRGRHAELLSTLPALADSHPLDERLAGQLMLALYRGGRPADALQHYQLLRRRLADELGIDPGPPLQELYQGILVSDPRLTAPTRDTAPKPPTAPATPQPRQLPASPPLFTGRGSELARLDKLLAPHAKHAGSGVLIAAICGTGGVGKTWLALRWAHDQQELFPDGQLYADLRGFAPSGEPADPHTVLRGFLEALGADPAALPTEPQAQAALYRSLTADRRVLVVLDNARDSDQVLPLLPGSPRCTVLITSRHQLPGLTASHGVGRLTLDTLDTTEARDLLVRRIGADRLAAEPDAAAELLRHCAGLPLAVGVLAARVTTNPVLTLAGLAAELRDTATRLDALETGEASADVRAVFASSYRALDPDSARVFRRLAQAPAADIALPAAAGLTALPPARLRTLLRRLQAHHLVQEHRPGRFSCHDLLRSYALELARTEGPAGEADAALTRVLDHYAHTAYAADLLLLPHRDRLDPAPTADGAQPEQLATHEAAMAWFTREHPVLTATVEHAVRTGHDAQAWRLARALSTFLARRGRWADVTAVHTTALAAAVRLGDTAARAESHRTLAWACTETGRYAEAHEQLAHALALSEADGDLRSAAHTHLATGWLYEREEDRAAALRHDQRAVDLFTSLDDLPGRARALNAVAWDHTGLGDHAEAVRHCRQALAIQRELNDERGQAATWDTLGCAHHQLGDHTAAVDCYEHSLDLNRALGHRYNEAETLVHLSRTHRATGATEAAAQALREALAIHLDIDAPAREVDEVRALLRELDGPTA, from the coding sequence GTGGCCGTGGAGTTCCGTGTGCTGGGCGAGGTCGAGGTCCGTGTCGACGGCCGGCGGCTGGAGCTGGGTCCCGCGCGGCAACGGTGTGTCCTCGCGGCACTGGCCTGCGAGGCCCCGCACATGGTGACGGTGGACCAGCTCCTCGACCGCGTCTGGGGAGAGCGGCCCCCGCAGCGGGCGCGGGAGACCCTGTACAGCTACCTCTCCAGGCTCCGCCGGGCGTTACAGCCGGCGGCCACCGCCACGGGCACGGACGGGGGAGCGGGGATCACGCGACGCGACGGCGGCTACGAACTGACCGTCGACCCGGCCGCCGTCGACCTGCACCGCTTCCGTTCCCTCGGCGCGGAGGCGCGCACCGCCGTACGGGCGGGCCGCGAGGACGAGGCGGCGCGGCTGTTCGAGGAGGCCCTCGCGCTCTGGCGGGGCGAGATGTGCCCCGGCATGGACAGCGCCTGGTTCACCGCCCGGCGCGAGACGGCTCAACTGGAGCGGATCGCGGCCGTCCTGGACCGGAACGACGTCCAGTTGCGCCGAGGCCGCCACGCCGAGCTGCTGAGCACCCTGCCGGCCCTCGCCGACAGCCATCCGCTGGACGAGCGGCTCGCCGGCCAGCTGATGCTCGCCCTCTACCGCGGCGGCCGGCCCGCCGACGCGCTCCAGCACTACCAGCTCCTGCGCCGCCGGCTCGCCGACGAGCTGGGCATCGACCCCGGCCCACCGCTCCAGGAGCTCTACCAGGGGATCCTCGTCTCGGACCCACGGCTCACCGCCCCGACCCGCGACACCGCCCCGAAGCCACCGACCGCTCCCGCCACGCCACAGCCACGGCAACTGCCCGCCTCACCGCCCCTTTTCACTGGCCGTGGCAGCGAACTCGCCCGTCTCGACAAACTGTTGGCGCCCCACGCCAAGCACGCCGGCAGTGGCGTCCTGATCGCGGCGATCTGCGGCACCGGCGGCGTCGGCAAGACCTGGCTCGCGCTGCGCTGGGCCCACGACCAGCAGGAGCTGTTCCCCGACGGCCAGTTGTACGCCGACCTGCGCGGCTTCGCCCCTTCCGGCGAACCTGCCGACCCGCACACGGTCCTGCGGGGCTTCCTGGAGGCCCTCGGTGCCGACCCGGCGGCCCTGCCCACCGAACCGCAGGCCCAGGCCGCCCTGTACCGCAGCCTCACCGCCGACCGGCGCGTCCTCGTCGTGCTGGACAACGCCCGCGACAGCGACCAGGTGCTGCCCCTGCTGCCGGGCAGCCCCAGATGCACGGTCCTGATCACCAGCCGCCACCAGCTCCCCGGACTCACGGCCTCGCACGGCGTCGGACGCCTCACCCTGGACACCCTCGACACCACCGAGGCCCGCGACCTGCTCGTCCGCCGCATCGGCGCCGACCGCCTGGCCGCCGAGCCCGACGCGGCGGCGGAACTCCTGCGCCACTGCGCCGGACTCCCGCTGGCGGTCGGCGTCCTGGCCGCCCGCGTCACCACCAACCCGGTGCTCACCCTGGCCGGCCTGGCGGCCGAACTGCGCGACACCGCCACCCGGCTCGACGCCCTGGAGACCGGCGAGGCGTCCGCGGACGTACGCGCCGTGTTCGCCTCCTCCTACCGCGCCCTGGACCCGGACTCCGCCCGGGTCTTCCGCCGGCTCGCCCAGGCGCCCGCCGCCGACATCGCCCTGCCCGCCGCGGCCGGCCTCACCGCGCTGCCACCCGCCCGGCTCCGCACCCTGCTGCGCCGCCTCCAGGCCCACCACCTGGTCCAGGAACACCGGCCCGGCCGCTTCTCCTGCCACGACCTGCTGCGGTCCTACGCCCTCGAACTGGCCCGGACCGAAGGGCCCGCCGGCGAAGCGGACGCGGCACTCACCCGCGTACTCGACCACTACGCGCACACGGCGTACGCCGCCGACCTCCTGCTGCTGCCCCACCGCGACCGGCTCGACCCGGCGCCGACGGCGGACGGCGCACAGCCCGAACAACTCGCCACGCACGAGGCCGCGATGGCGTGGTTCACCCGCGAGCACCCGGTGCTGACGGCGACCGTCGAGCACGCCGTACGCACCGGCCACGACGCCCAGGCGTGGCGGCTGGCCCGCGCGCTCAGCACCTTCCTCGCCCGCCGGGGCCGCTGGGCCGACGTCACCGCCGTGCACACCACCGCCCTCGCCGCCGCCGTCCGCCTCGGCGACACCGCCGCCCGCGCCGAGTCCCACCGCACCCTCGCCTGGGCATGCACGGAGACCGGCCGCTACGCCGAGGCCCATGAACAACTCGCCCACGCGCTGGCCCTGTCGGAGGCCGACGGAGACCTCCGCTCGGCCGCCCACACCCATCTCGCCACGGGCTGGCTGTACGAACGCGAGGAGGACCGGGCCGCGGCACTTCGGCACGACCAGCGGGCCGTGGACCTGTTCACCTCGCTCGACGACCTCCCGGGCCGGGCCCGCGCCCTCAACGCGGTGGCCTGGGACCACACCGGGCTCGGCGACCACGCCGAGGCGGTACGCCATTGCCGGCAGGCCCTCGCCATCCAGCGCGAGCTGAACGACGAGCGCGGGCAGGCCGCCACCTGGGACACCCTCGGCTGCGCCCATCACCAACTCGGCGACCACACCGCCGCCGTCGACTGCTACGAACACAGCCTCGACCTCAACCGAGCACTCGGCCACCGCTACAACGAGGCCGAGACCCTGGTCCACCTCAGCCGCACCCACCGCGCCACGGGAGCCACCGAAGCCGCAGCGCAGGCCCTGCGCGAGGCACTGGCCATCCATCTCGACATCGACGCCCCCGCCCGGGAGGTGGACGAGGTCCGCGCACTCCTGCGCGAGCTGGACGGCCCGACCGCATGA
- a CDS encoding ThuA domain-containing protein → MPVRLLVFTRTTAYRHDSIQAGVEAVRALGDFEVDHTEDPRALETPLDAYAAVLFLSTSGEVLTPAGRERLAAYVEAGGGFVGVHAAACTEYEWPYYGELLGARFDRHPDLQPGRAIVEDREHPATRHLPAVWDFVDEWYDFRTNPRGAVRVLARADESSYEGGGMGEDHPLVWCREQGAGRVFYTALGHASEAYADPAFRAHLLGGIDWAARPAR, encoded by the coding sequence ATGCCCGTACGACTCCTCGTCTTCACCCGCACCACCGCCTACCGGCACGACTCCATCCAGGCCGGCGTCGAGGCCGTCCGCGCCCTCGGCGACTTCGAGGTGGACCACACCGAGGATCCACGGGCCCTGGAAACGCCCCTCGACGCGTACGCGGCGGTCCTCTTCCTCTCCACCAGCGGCGAGGTCCTCACCCCGGCCGGGCGTGAGCGCCTCGCCGCGTACGTCGAGGCGGGCGGCGGCTTCGTGGGGGTGCACGCGGCGGCCTGCACCGAGTACGAGTGGCCGTACTACGGCGAACTGCTCGGCGCCCGCTTCGACCGGCACCCCGACCTCCAGCCGGGCAGGGCGATCGTCGAGGACCGCGAGCACCCGGCCACCCGGCACCTGCCCGCCGTATGGGACTTCGTCGACGAGTGGTACGACTTCCGCACCAACCCCCGTGGTGCGGTCAGGGTGTTGGCCCGCGCCGACGAGTCGTCGTACGAGGGCGGCGGCATGGGCGAGGACCATCCGCTGGTGTGGTGCCGTGAGCAGGGGGCGGGGCGCGTCTTCTACACGGCGCTCGGCCATGCCTCCGAGGCGTACGCGGACCCCGCCTTCCGCGCCCACCTCCTCGGCGGCATCGACTGGGCGGCGAGGCCCGCCCGGTAG
- a CDS encoding DUF5954 family protein has protein sequence MTHDWQQQIHALHEELVRRDDPAALVREADAVDASVRYPGFALRGPVFGVAVRDPAAGPRWRLLKPVVNGMPQMCRDSLNTHLWFRAKDGTDDPGRRRELLAAVAVLNREPVNEVEACGVRYRIVRGDEFTRCDDRALEPPRPTDPEPAERTWNFRDGHTPSPDLDLALDTDRAAGGPMAGALRAWLRGFAYRGVRFPAEVRGDSERAVRSHPEVVLLPTCFGVVERERSRWEPALALQATPHDARRVLHDAMAEMWPLLYRFDDAKKAVYTRAAEEFRALERADEARVEGRVFRICRVERVLRMGPDGPEPARPSDVDEYGPMKIHPTLLPDGTVVFDD, from the coding sequence ATGACCCATGACTGGCAGCAACAGATCCACGCGCTGCACGAGGAGTTGGTGCGCCGCGACGATCCCGCCGCCCTGGTGCGGGAGGCTGACGCGGTGGACGCCTCGGTGCGCTATCCGGGGTTCGCGCTGCGCGGTCCGGTGTTCGGGGTCGCCGTGCGGGATCCGGCGGCGGGGCCGCGGTGGCGGCTGCTGAAGCCGGTCGTGAACGGGATGCCGCAGATGTGCCGGGACTCGCTGAACACGCACCTGTGGTTCCGCGCCAAGGACGGCACCGACGACCCGGGGAGGCGCCGTGAACTCCTCGCCGCCGTCGCGGTGTTGAACAGGGAGCCGGTGAACGAGGTCGAGGCGTGCGGGGTGCGGTACCGGATCGTGCGCGGGGACGAGTTCACGCGCTGCGACGACCGGGCGCTGGAGCCGCCGCGGCCCACCGACCCGGAGCCCGCCGAACGGACCTGGAACTTCCGGGACGGCCACACACCCTCCCCCGACCTGGACCTCGCCCTCGACACGGACCGCGCGGCCGGCGGCCCGATGGCCGGTGCCCTGCGGGCGTGGCTGCGGGGTTTCGCGTACCGGGGCGTGCGCTTTCCCGCCGAGGTGCGCGGCGACTCGGAGCGGGCGGTGCGCTCGCATCCGGAAGTCGTGCTGCTGCCCACGTGCTTCGGCGTGGTCGAAAGGGAGCGAAGCCGCTGGGAACCGGCCCTGGCGCTCCAGGCCACCCCGCACGACGCCCGGCGCGTGCTGCACGACGCGATGGCCGAGATGTGGCCCCTGCTGTACCGGTTCGACGACGCGAAAAAGGCGGTGTACACGCGGGCGGCCGAGGAGTTCAGGGCGCTGGAGCGCGCCGACGAGGCCCGGGTGGAGGGACGGGTGTTCCGGATCTGCCGGGTCGAACGGGTGCTGCGGATGGGCCCCGACGGTCCGGAGCCGGCACGCCCCTCGGACGTGGACGAGTACGGCCCCATGAAGATCCATCCGAC